The sequence CTCGGGCTCGGCTTCGGGTGGTCACCCTCGGCTGCGGGGTGGCCGCGCTGGCCTCCGTCGCCCTCGCCTCCGGCTGCGCCACCTCCGGCGCCCCCGCCCCCGGCCATGGCCCGGGGCAGGGCGGCCCCGGCCACGCCCTGGACCCCCAGGCCCGCCGCGCCGCCGAACACGCCCGACTGGTCGCCGCCGCCCGGCACTGGAGACTGGACCGGGTGCCGCTGACGCCCCCGCCCCCGCCGGCCAGGAAGCCGGAGATCACCCCCCGCGACGGCTTCGAGGTGGACGGGCAGGAGGAGGAGAACCTGCCCCCTGTCTTCACCACCGTCCCGACCAGGCACAAGGTCGTCTTCCTCACCATCGACGACGGCCACGAGAAGGATCCGGCGTTCCTGCGCATGATGAGCGACCTGAAGATCCCCTACACGGCGTTCCTCAGCAACTACCTGGTCAAGAACGACTACGGCTACTTCCGCCGGATGCAGTCCGAGGGCCACACCCTCAACAACCACACCCTCACCCACCCCTACATGCCGGGCCTGTCCTACGAGGAGCAGAAGGACGAGATCTGCGGCATGCAGACCATCATGAAGAAGCAGTTCGGCAAGGTGCCGACGGTCTTCCGCCCGCCCTACGGCAACTACAACGGCGACACCCTGCGCGCCGCCAAGGCCTGCGGGATCAAGTACGCGCCGATCTGGGACGAGGAGGTCTTCGTCGACCACTGGGAGTACCGCGACTGGGACCGCAGCCTGCACCCCGGCGACATCGTGCTCACCCACTTCCGCGGCCTCGACGACTGGGACGGCACGATGGTCGACGACATGCGCAGATTCCTGAACAAGGTCACGCGCGAGGGCTACGCCGTGGCCCGCCTGGAGGACTACCTGTGAGGCGTGGGCGGCGGGCGGGAGGCGGCCGGGGGCACCGCTGGGGCGCCGCCGCGCCGGCCGCCGTCCTCGTCCCGGCCCTCCTGCTCACCGGCTGCGCCCCGTCCGTCGACCCCATCGAACGGCTGGGCAAGAAGGCGGCACAGCGCGTACGGCCGTCGAGCTCCGCCGGGGACCAGGCGTACCGCCGCTGGGGCCTGGCCGCCCCCCTCGCCGCCCCGCCCAGCCCCCCGGTCCGCCTCCTGACGGCCCGCCGGACGGATCCCGCCCGCCCCCGGACCGTGGACCACATCAGGACCACCGACAAGGTCGTCTTCCTCACCTACGACGACGGCGCCGAGCGGGACCCGCGCTTCATCGACATGGTCCGCGAACTGCGGCTGCCGGTCAGCTTCTTCCTCACCGACAGCGTCGTGGGCCCCGGCTACGGCCACTTCGCCCGCCTGCGCGCGGTCGGCGCCGACATCGAGAACCACACCCTCGACCACCCGGCGATGCCCGGACTGCCGTACGCCGGCCAGCGCGCCGAGATCTGCGGCCAGCAGGACAAACTCAAGTCCCGCTTCGGCGTCCGCCCCCGCCTCTTCCGCCCGCCCTACGGCACGTACGACACCACCACCCTGCGCGCCGCCGCCGACTGCGGCATCACCACGATCGTCCTGTGGCGCGCCGCCATGACCCCCGACGGCATCACCTACGTGCGCGGCACCCGGCACCTCACCCCGGGCGACATCGTCCTCGTCGGCCCCGACGAGGCCACCGGCCCCACCCTCAAGGAACGCACCCGGCGCCTGCTGCGCCGGGTCCAGGCGAGGGGGCTGACGGTGGGACGCCTGGAGGACTACTTGTAGATCACTCTTCAGTGCCCGGCGGCAGAAGTCGGCCCGTCCGGCATGCGAGGACGCGACTCCACGCGCCCGGACTCGGCCGACGCGCCGCACGGGATTGGCACTCCGCTTGACCGAGTGCTAATCGCGGTCATAGTCTCGGCTCTGGCACTCCCCCCTGGAGAGTGCCAACAAAGCGACGGGCAGGTCCGGCACCCGCGACGACGAATCCACCTGGTCGCCACCTCAGACAGTTAACCCCGTGAGATCTCCGAAGGGGGAGGTCGGATCGTGACGACCACCAGCTCCAAGGTTGCCATCAAGCCGCTCGAGGACCGCATCGTGGTCCAGCCGCTCGACGCCGAGCAGACCACCGCCTCTGGCCTGGTCATCCCGGACACCGCGAAGGAGAAGCCCCAGGAGGGCGCCGTCCTCGCCGTGGGCCCGGGCCGCTTCGAGAGCGGCGAGCGTCTGCCGCTCGACGTCAAGGTCGGCGACGTCGTCCTGTACAGCAAGTACGGCGGCACCGAGGTGAAGTACAACGGTGACGAGTACCTCGTCCTCTCGGCTCGCGACGTCCTCGCGATCATCGAGAAGTAATCACCTCAAGCATTCCGCTTGACGCTGCGCCCCTGGCCCCCGCGACCACCTGAGAAGCCGGGCGCCGGGGCGCAGTTCTTTTTTCACCCACAGATTCCGAGAGGGCTCCCGCTGTCATGGCGAAGATCCTGAAGTTCGACGAGGACGCCCGTCGCGCCCTCGAGCGCGGCGTCAACAAGCTGGCCGACACGGTGAAGGTGACGATCGGCCCCAAGGGCCGCAACGTCGTCATCGACAAGAAGTTCGGTGCCCCCACCATCACCAACGACGGTGTCACGATCGCCCGCGAGGTCGAGATCGAGGACCCGTACGAGAACCTCGGCGCCCAGCTGGTGAAGGAGGTGGCGACCAAGACCAACGACATCGCTGGTGACGGCACCACCACCGCCACCGTGCTCGCCCAGGCGC is a genomic window of Streptomyces griseochromogenes containing:
- a CDS encoding polysaccharide deacetylase family protein, whose amino-acid sequence is MRLVVQNDKSRARLRVVTLGCGVAALASVALASGCATSGAPAPGHGPGQGGPGHALDPQARRAAEHARLVAAARHWRLDRVPLTPPPPPARKPEITPRDGFEVDGQEEENLPPVFTTVPTRHKVVFLTIDDGHEKDPAFLRMMSDLKIPYTAFLSNYLVKNDYGYFRRMQSEGHTLNNHTLTHPYMPGLSYEEQKDEICGMQTIMKKQFGKVPTVFRPPYGNYNGDTLRAAKACGIKYAPIWDEEVFVDHWEYRDWDRSLHPGDIVLTHFRGLDDWDGTMVDDMRRFLNKVTREGYAVARLEDYL
- a CDS encoding polysaccharide deacetylase family protein, which translates into the protein MRRGRRAGGGRGHRWGAAAPAAVLVPALLLTGCAPSVDPIERLGKKAAQRVRPSSSAGDQAYRRWGLAAPLAAPPSPPVRLLTARRTDPARPRTVDHIRTTDKVVFLTYDDGAERDPRFIDMVRELRLPVSFFLTDSVVGPGYGHFARLRAVGADIENHTLDHPAMPGLPYAGQRAEICGQQDKLKSRFGVRPRLFRPPYGTYDTTTLRAAADCGITTIVLWRAAMTPDGITYVRGTRHLTPGDIVLVGPDEATGPTLKERTRRLLRRVQARGLTVGRLEDYL
- the groES gene encoding co-chaperone GroES, whose product is MTTTSSKVAIKPLEDRIVVQPLDAEQTTASGLVIPDTAKEKPQEGAVLAVGPGRFESGERLPLDVKVGDVVLYSKYGGTEVKYNGDEYLVLSARDVLAIIEK